In one window of Chelmon rostratus isolate fCheRos1 chromosome 19, fCheRos1.pri, whole genome shotgun sequence DNA:
- the c19h18orf54 gene encoding lung adenoma susceptibility protein 2 produces the protein MESSSLVGDFLSPESTVTSLLSSSGHLRSSLLAPEHNTTFRYGDKNYDSASAALDAYIADFESSRQSSKSLTERLVIPQGLLAASSIPRVGTLRNKDVLRECLTDRELDFLTLPVSSLHHSSNQDRLSMTTDELLSIPYDGSMPVTHTSTIIQGLLSQSGAQTCPSSSRPAQRTQDRLGSSQAAPRLNHHHHSHPAKTPKSSRCRGRPGVAMLKPEVDISLVSCHRSAPRTAKSERKEPSSSLHLPHWFTSNKIDMDCSGITSVPDLKYPAWIQCCDLSEPPPPTESELWDDHGVHPPAAPRPRAPSWVAELEDDDCDQTLARVDSQQTLRDLRLQFAEQISVLTAGQATSDIMETLFRDNKIESLILKADQVLSSLSQNSGAAYASETSTQPKTQVCPADCAEDAVSPLNTEELLLWSSSHCHPVTLESAAAGVTEALTDRGAQAPCHGLHGNSIFKQPGPVEALKQMLFRLQAVEAKLQQQ, from the exons ATGGAGTCCAGCAGCTTGGTTGGTGACTTTCTGTCTCCAGAGTCAACGGTGACTTCCCTGCTGTCGAGCTCAGGACACCTGAGGAGCAGCCTACTGGCCCCTGAACACAACACCACCTTCAGATATGGCGACAAG AACTATgactcagcctcagctgcattGGATGCTTACATCGCAGACTTTGAGAGCAGTCGTCAGAGCAGCAAGTCGTTGACAGAAAGGCTTGTCATACCGCAGGGTCTGCTCGCCGCGTCGAGCATACCCAGAGTGGGCACGCTCAGAAACAAAGATG TTCTCAGGgagtgtttgactgacagggaGCTGGACTTTCTCACCCTTCCCGTCAGTTCccttcatcacagcagcaacCAAGACAGACTTTCCATGACGACAGACGAGCTGCTGTCTATCCCTTACGACGGCTCAATGCCTGTCACCCACACCTCCACCATCATACAAG GGCTTTTATCCCAGTCTGGAGCCCAGacctgcccctcctcctccagaccaGCACAGAGAACCCAGGACAGACTCGGCAGCAGCCAAGCTGCTCCTAGACtgaaccaccaccaccactctcaTCCAGCCAAGACTCCCAAGAGCTCCAG GTGCAGAGGAAGACCCGGGGTGGCCATGTTGAAACCAGAAGTTGACATCTCCTTAGTCAGCTGCCATAGG TCTGCACCCAGGACAGCAAAGTCAGAGCGGAAAGAGCCGTCTTCATCGCTCCACCTCCCTCACTGGTTCACAAGCAACAAGATTGACATGGACTGTTCTGGAATCACCAGTGTTCCTGACTTGAAGTATCCAGCCTGGATCCAATGCTGTGACCTCAGCGAGCCACCACCACCCACAGAGTCGGAGCTGTGGGATGACCATG GTGTTCATCCACCTGCAGCCCCCAGACCCAGAGCTCCGTCCTGGGTagcagagctggaggatgaTGATTGTGACCAGACACTTGCACGG gTTGACAGCCAGCAGACTCTCAGAGATCTGAGGCTTCAGTTTGCTGAACAGATTTCTGTTCTCACTGCAGGGCAAGCAACCTCAGACATCATGGAAACTCTCTTCAGAG acAACAAGATTGAGTCTCTGATTCTGAAGGCAGATCAGGTGTTGAGCTCCTTGTCTCAGAATTCGGGTGCAGCATACGCGAGTGAGACCAGCACTCAACCCAAGACACAAG TCTGTCCTGCTGATTGTGCTGAAGATGCTGTCAGTCCATTGAACACTGAGGAGCTCCTGCTCTggtcctcctcacactgtcatcCAGTCACTCT tgagtcagcagcagcaggtgtcaCAGAGGCTCTGACTGACAGAGGAGCTCAG GCTCCGTGCCATGgtctccatggaaacagcaTCTTTAAGCAGCCTGGTCCAGTGGAGGCTTTGAAACAGATgttgttcagactgcaggcagTGGAGGCCAAGCTTCAGCAACAATGA